From Miscanthus floridulus cultivar M001 chromosome 15, ASM1932011v1, whole genome shotgun sequence, the proteins below share one genomic window:
- the LOC136509285 gene encoding universal stress protein PHOS34-like, translating into MAAEAAAGAGVSSSSSGKPVMVVGIDDSDHSYYALEWTLQHFFAAGQPQQQYHLVVLTAKPPAASVIGIAGVGSADLLPTVEADLKRTVARVMDKAKKLCTEVIDVSYEAIEGDARSVICDAVDRHHAEILVVGCHGYSKWKRAVLGSVNDYCTHHAHCTVMIVKKPKHKH; encoded by the exons ATGGCGGCGGAGGCGGCAGCAGGAGCAGGagtctcatcatcgtcatcagggAAGCCGGTGATGGTGGTGGGCATCGACGACAGCGACCACAGCTACTACGCGCTGGAGTGGACGCTGCAGCACTTCTTCGCGGCGGGGCAGCCGCAGCAGCAGTACCACCTCGTGGTGCTGACCGCCAAGCCCCCCGCGGCTTCCGTCATCGGCATCGCCGGCGTGGGCTCCGCCGACCTGCTGCCCACGGTGGAGGCCGACCTCAAGCGCACCGTCGCCAGGGTCATGGACAAGGCCAAGAAGCTCTGCACGGAG GTGATCGACGTCAGCTACGAAGCGATCGAGGGGGACGCCAGGAGCGTGATCTGCGACGCGGTTGATCGGCACCACGCCGAGATCCTGGTCGTCGGCTGCCATGGCTACAGCAAGTGGAAGAG GGCTGTCCTCGGGAGCGTGAACGACTACTGCACGCACCACGCGCACTGCACCGTCATGATCGTCAAGAAGCCAAAGCACAAGCACTGA
- the LOC136508260 gene encoding universal stress protein PHOS34-like, whose translation MAEEAASAPPPGKMTMVAGVDDSDHSFYALQWALQHFFPPGQPQQYRLVVVTAKPSAASAIGLAGPGAADVLPYVEADLKKTALRVIDKAKGLCAQVSDAVFEAVEGDARDVLCEAVERHHAEMLVVGSHGYGAIKRAVLGSVSDYCAHHAHCTVMIVKKPKQHKH comes from the exons ATGGCGGAGGAAGCAGCGTCTGCGCCGCCGCCGGGGAAGATGACGATGGTGGCCGGGGTCGACGACAGCGACCACAGCTTCTACGCGCTGCAGTGGGCGCTGCAGCACTTCTTCCCGCCGGGACAGCCGCAGCAGTACCGCCTCGTCGTCGTCACCGCCAAGCCATCCGCCGCCTCCGCCATCGGCCTCGCCGGCCCAG GCGCCGCGGATGTGCTGCCGTACGTGGAGGCGGACCTCAAGAAGACCGCCCTGCGCGTCATCGACAAAGCCAAAGGCCTCTGCGCGCAG GTGAGCGACGCTGTGTTTGAGGCGGTGGAGGGGGACGCTAGGGACGTCCTCTGCGAGGCGGTCGAGAGGCACCACGCCGAGATGCTCGTCGTCGGCAGCCATGGCTACGGAGCCATCAAAAG GGCTGTTCTTGGAAGTGTGAGCGACTACTGCGCCCATCACGCGCACTGCACCGTGATGATAGTAAAGAAGCCCAAGCAGCACAAGCACTGA